The following are encoded in a window of Parambassis ranga chromosome 15, fParRan2.1, whole genome shotgun sequence genomic DNA:
- the fgf8a gene encoding fibroblast growth factor 8 encodes MRPNPSRLSYMFLHLVAFCYYAQVTNQSPPNFTQHVSEQSKVTDRVSRRLIRIYQLYSRTSGKHVQVLPNKKINAMAEDGDVHAKLIVETDTFGSRVRIKGAETGFYICMNKRGKLIGKKNGQGRDCIFTEIVLENNYTALRNARYEDWYMAFTRRGRPRKGSRTRQHQREVHFMKRMPKGLQPAHPSHHRPFDFIHYPFSQRTKRTRYSSDR; translated from the exons ATGCGACCCAACCCATCCAGACTCAGCTATAT gttTCTACACCTAGTTGCGTTTTGCTACTACGCTCAG GTAACCAATCAGTCCCCGCCTAATTTCACGCAGCATGTAAGCGAGCAGAGCAAAGTGACGGACCGCGTCAGCCGCAGACTGATCCGGATCTACCAGCTGTACAGCCGGACCAGCGGCAAGCACGTGCAGGTTCTGCCCAACAAGAAGATCAACGCCATGGCCGAGGACGGAGACGTGCACG CCAAGCTCATCGTGGAAACAGACACGTTTGGGAGCCGAGTGCGCATCAAGGGGGCTGAGACGGGCTTCTACATCTGCATGAACAAGAGGGGGAAGCTCATCGGGAAG aaaaACGGACAGGGTCGTGACTGTATCTTTACCGAGATCGTTCTAGAGAACAACTACACGGCGCTGAGGAATGCCCGCTACGAGGACTGGTACATGGCCTTCACGCGACGTGGACGGCCTCGGAAAGGCTCACGGACACGCCAGCACCAGCGTGAGGTCCATTTCATGAAGAGGATGCCAAAGGGGCTGCAACCAGCCCACCCAAGCCACCACCGGCCTTTTGACTTCATCCACTACCCTTTCAGTCAAAGGACTAAACGCACGCGGTACTCATCCGATCGCTGA